Proteins from one Coffea arabica cultivar ET-39 chromosome 8c, Coffea Arabica ET-39 HiFi, whole genome shotgun sequence genomic window:
- the LOC140013456 gene encoding uncharacterized mitochondrial protein AtMg00310-like, which produces MLKAVSMAMPTCAVSCFKLPRKLCKDITASMANYWWGETDGKSKIHWLSWKKMAMKKNEGGLGFKDIEAFNKTLLGKQIWMVLTKPNLLISKVLRAKYFPNDSIFKCKPQKNAS; this is translated from the coding sequence ATGTTGAAGGCAGTCTCTATGGCAATGCCTACTTGTGCCGTGTCCTGCTTTAAATTGCCAAGGAAGCTGTGCAAAGATATTACTGCATCTATGGCAAATTACTGGTGGGGAGAAACAGATGGTAAAAGCAAGATACATTGGCTGTCATGGAAAAAAATGgcaatgaaaaaaaatgaaggtggGCTGGGGTTCAAGGATATAGAAGCTTTTAACAAGACTTTGTTGGGGAAGCAGATCTGGATGGTACTAACCAAGCCAAACCTACTTATTAGCAAAGTACTGAGAGCTAAGTATTTCCCTAATGATTCCATTTTCAAGTGCAAGCCTCAAAAGAATGCCTCCTAG
- the LOC140013650 gene encoding glutathione S-transferase T1-like, with protein sequence MKLKVFADRGSQPSRAVLILCKANGIEFEEVQIQLAKGEHKSPEYEAINPMKQVPAIEVDGKFRLFESHAILRFLATAFPGIAEHWYPADVFKRAQIDSALDWHHSTIRRGSVGVVLNTTLAPLFGRPLDPQAAAEAEKLLSASLAKIESFWLKGDGPFLLGNSEPSIADLSLVCEIMQLELVDEKLQKRILDPYEKVRKWVEDTKKAIQPHFDEIHAAVFQNKEMIKKALAGAGSGETKTS encoded by the exons ATGAAGTTAAAAGTGTTTGCTGATCGCGGGTCTCAGCCATCACGGGCAGTTCTCATACTCTGCAA GGCTAATGGCATTGAGTTTGAAGAAGTCCAAATCCAGCTGGCTAAAGGGGAGCACAAATCTCCTGAATACGAAG CAATCAATCCCATGAAGCAAGTCCCAGCAATAGAAGTTGATGGAAAATTCAGGCTTTTTGAGAG TCATGCTATTCTTCGATTTCTGGCAACTGCTTTTCCTGGAATTGCAGAACATTG GTATCCTGCAGACGTGTTCAAAAGAGCACAGATTGACTCAGCTTTAGATTGGCATCACTCCACTATACGACGGGGTTCAG TTGGGGTAGTCCTCAATACTACGCTTGCACCTTTATTTGGCCGGCCTTTGGATCCTCAAGCAGCAGCAGAAGCTGAAAAGCTCCTGTCAGCTTCTTTAGCAAAGATTGAATCCTTTTGGCTCAagggtgatggaccatttctgCTGGGAAACTCTGAACCTTCCATAGCAGACCTGAGTTTGGTCTGCGAAATTATGCAACTTGAG CTTGTGGATGAGAAGCTTCAGAAACGGATATTGGACCCATATGAGAAAGTTCGGAAATGGGTTGAAGATACAAAGAAGGCAATACAACCTCATTTTGATGAAATTCATGCTGCCGTCTTCCAGAACAAAGAGATGATAAAGAAGGCGCTGGCTGGTGCAGGCAGTGGTGAGACGAAAACCAGCTGA